One Agrococcus jenensis genomic region harbors:
- a CDS encoding PLP-dependent aminotransferase family protein, translated as MVPDTRTAASRLLEQLPARQGFGDATLIKHRPGSIDLGGGNPDVEALPTALYRDAARDLTEGDAFAASLRYVPAPGIPALRTWIAEREGVDAERVIVTTGGAHGLALAVLGTLDAGDEIVVDDPVYPLFLRTLDLVGAHPVPIRVDAHGIDVDELERRLLAGLRPKALFTVPTFQNPSGGTLPDDRARRLAELADRFGFTIIFDDPYREVGFEPGGVDVRSRQLDSDRVIAVNTFSKTLGPALRVGWIVVPEALAERFVRLRNRLDGLTSGTLQELVLRIVQRQEYPAALAAAGVGYGRKARALQQALESRFGDAIEITEPSGGFFLWARLHGDADFARLHALAQDEGVFFQRGEWFAVDDDAHLRGTMRLSFSEQPTEALVEGVERLHRAWRQLG; from the coding sequence ATGGTCCCTGACACCCGCACCGCCGCGAGCCGGCTGCTCGAGCAGCTCCCGGCTCGCCAGGGCTTCGGCGACGCGACGCTCATCAAGCACCGCCCCGGCAGCATCGACCTCGGCGGCGGCAACCCCGACGTCGAGGCGCTGCCCACGGCGCTCTACCGCGACGCGGCTCGCGACCTCACCGAGGGCGACGCCTTCGCGGCCTCGCTCCGCTACGTGCCCGCCCCGGGCATCCCCGCCCTGCGTACGTGGATCGCCGAGCGCGAGGGCGTCGACGCGGAGCGCGTGATCGTCACGACCGGCGGCGCCCACGGGCTCGCGCTCGCGGTGCTCGGCACCCTCGACGCCGGTGACGAGATCGTCGTCGACGACCCGGTGTACCCGCTCTTCCTGCGCACGCTCGACCTGGTCGGCGCGCATCCTGTGCCCATCCGGGTCGACGCGCACGGCATCGACGTCGACGAGCTCGAGCGGCGGCTGCTCGCCGGCCTGCGGCCCAAGGCGCTCTTCACCGTGCCGACCTTCCAGAACCCCTCTGGCGGCACGCTGCCCGACGACCGCGCGCGTCGGCTCGCCGAGCTCGCCGACCGCTTCGGGTTCACGATCATCTTCGACGACCCCTATCGCGAGGTCGGCTTCGAGCCCGGCGGGGTCGACGTGCGCTCGAGGCAGCTCGACTCCGACCGCGTCATCGCCGTCAACACCTTCTCGAAGACGCTCGGCCCCGCGCTCCGGGTCGGCTGGATCGTGGTGCCCGAGGCGCTCGCCGAGCGGTTCGTGCGGCTGCGCAACCGCCTCGACGGGCTGACGAGCGGCACGCTGCAGGAGCTCGTGCTGCGGATCGTGCAGCGGCAGGAGTACCCGGCGGCGCTCGCGGCCGCGGGCGTCGGCTACGGGCGCAAGGCGAGAGCGCTGCAGCAGGCGCTCGAGTCGCGCTTCGGCGACGCCATCGAGATCACGGAGCCGAGCGGCGGCTTCTTCCTGTGGGCGCGGCTGCACGGCGATGCCGACTTCGCGCGCCTCCACGCGCTCGCCCAGGACGAGGGCGTGTTCTTCCAGCGCGGCGAGTGGTTCGCCGTCGACGACGACGCGCACCTGCGCGGCACGATGCGGCTGTCGTTCAGCGAGCAGCCGACGGAGGCGCTCGTCGAAGGCGTCGAGCGCCTGCACCGCGCGTGGCGGCAGCTCGGCTGA
- a CDS encoding FAD-dependent oxidoreductase has translation MRGRDARLVVVGGGVLGLAVAAEAADAGWRVTLLEREPALCSVASGASFAWANAHATGSEHHAALRREAIRLHAASSAAASEPWFAPMTADAWGTEVAEGGVVDVVAFAASHAATILAHSGIVRTGAAVASVRADAAGAAAVLDSGEAVTGERIVLAAGVGTAALLGGLPAAAAVPALTRVIGQLGGIARVRAPRSWAGGLVLGDELSVRPDGADGLVLQSLALERELADEALPLDERLVWRRLRAIAARHGIRLDADDLLELRFAHRPQPADGLPIVDRVDERVLVVLAHSGVTLAPALARLVAARLDGEPHAGLEPPRPPAQQHPDPH, from the coding sequence GTGCGCGGGCGGGACGCACGGCTCGTGGTCGTGGGCGGCGGCGTGCTCGGGCTCGCCGTCGCCGCCGAGGCGGCGGACGCGGGCTGGCGGGTTACGCTGCTCGAGCGCGAGCCGGCGCTGTGCTCGGTCGCGAGCGGCGCGAGCTTCGCCTGGGCGAACGCGCACGCGACGGGGTCCGAGCACCACGCGGCGCTGCGGCGCGAGGCGATCCGCCTGCACGCCGCGTCGTCCGCGGCGGCGAGCGAGCCGTGGTTCGCGCCGATGACCGCGGACGCGTGGGGGACCGAGGTGGCGGAGGGCGGCGTCGTCGACGTCGTCGCCTTCGCCGCGTCGCACGCGGCGACCATCCTCGCGCACAGCGGGATCGTGCGCACGGGCGCCGCCGTGGCGAGCGTGCGAGCGGATGCCGCCGGCGCCGCCGCGGTGCTCGACTCCGGCGAGGCGGTCACTGGCGAGCGCATCGTCCTGGCCGCCGGCGTCGGCACGGCCGCCCTGCTCGGCGGCCTCCCCGCCGCAGCCGCGGTCCCCGCGCTGACCCGCGTCATCGGGCAGCTCGGAGGCATCGCCCGCGTGCGAGCGCCGCGGTCGTGGGCGGGCGGCCTGGTGCTCGGCGACGAGCTGAGCGTCCGCCCCGACGGTGCCGACGGGCTCGTGCTGCAGTCCCTCGCCCTCGAGCGGGAGCTCGCCGACGAGGCGCTGCCGCTCGACGAGCGCCTCGTCTGGCGGCGGCTCCGCGCGATCGCGGCCCGGCACGGCATCCGCCTCGACGCGGACGACCTGCTCGAGCTGCGCTTCGCGCATCGGCCGCAGCCGGCCGACGGGCTGCCGATCGTGGACCGGGTCGACGAGCGTGTCCTCGTGGTGCTCGCGCACAGCGGTGTCACGCTCGCTCCAGCGCTCGCGCGCCTGGTCGCGGCCCGGCTCGACGGCGAGCCGCACGCCGGGCTCGAGCCGCCCCGCCCGCCCGCCCAGCAGCATCCCGATCCCCACTGA
- a CDS encoding methionine ABC transporter ATP-binding protein, with amino-acid sequence MTERIRLTGVTKQYDAKAGGALALDGIDLSVEAGEIYGLIGRSGAGKSTLLRTINALERPTSGEVLVDGVDVGGLSAEELRRLRRTIGMVFQQFGLWSSRSVYDNIATPLRLAGWKQDAIRSRVAELLDFVGLGGKAFARPRQLSGGQKQRVGIARAIANHPSILLADEATSALDPQTTSDIVALLRSINEELGITIVVVSHEMDVIARLADRVSILSHGAVVESGDIHQILARPQHAETTALVAPYARTVLTDADRQALRVEHASRRISVVIDDALVHDPVLSRLAREHGVDFAVIQGGVERVKRRPYGQLSLALHGADADVDRFVAGLSERAEVSQW; translated from the coding sequence ATGACCGAACGCATCCGCCTGACCGGCGTGACGAAGCAGTACGACGCCAAGGCGGGAGGAGCGCTCGCCCTCGACGGCATCGACCTGTCGGTGGAGGCCGGTGAGATCTACGGGCTCATCGGCCGCTCCGGCGCCGGCAAGTCGACGCTGCTGCGCACGATCAACGCGCTCGAGCGACCGACGTCCGGCGAGGTGCTCGTCGACGGCGTCGACGTCGGCGGCCTGAGCGCCGAGGAGCTGCGGCGCCTGCGGCGCACGATCGGGATGGTGTTCCAGCAGTTCGGCCTGTGGAGCTCGCGATCGGTCTACGACAACATCGCGACGCCGCTGCGTCTCGCGGGCTGGAAGCAGGACGCGATCCGCAGCCGCGTCGCCGAGCTGCTCGACTTCGTGGGCCTCGGCGGCAAGGCCTTCGCGCGGCCGCGCCAGCTGTCCGGCGGCCAGAAGCAGCGCGTCGGCATCGCCCGCGCGATCGCGAACCACCCGTCGATCCTGCTCGCCGACGAGGCGACGAGCGCGCTCGACCCGCAGACGACGAGCGACATTGTGGCGCTGCTGCGGTCGATCAACGAGGAGCTCGGCATCACGATCGTGGTCGTCAGCCACGAGATGGACGTGATCGCGCGGCTCGCGGACCGGGTGTCGATCCTGAGCCACGGCGCAGTGGTGGAGAGCGGCGACATCCACCAGATCCTGGCCCGCCCGCAGCACGCCGAGACGACGGCGCTCGTCGCGCCGTACGCGCGCACGGTGCTGACGGATGCCGACCGGCAGGCACTGCGCGTGGAGCACGCCAGCCGCCGCATCTCGGTGGTGATCGACGACGCGCTCGTGCATGACCCGGTGCTCAGCCGCCTGGCGCGCGAGCACGGCGTCGACTTCGCCGTCATCCAGGGCGGGGTGGAGCGGGTGAAGCGGCGCCCGTACGGGCAGCTGAGCCTCGCGCTCCACGGCGCCGACGCCGACGTCGACCGGTTCGTCGCCGGGCTCTCGGAGCGCGCGGAGGTGTCGCAGTGGTGA
- a CDS encoding SRPBCC family protein has protein sequence MSDTDESRVVHASRVIAAPADVIFEHVADPAKQPAWDGNDNLAEAADGQRVRGTGDVFSMTLTGDGAVRENHVVEFEEGRRIAWMPAEQGTPPIGHLWRWELEPEGAGTRVTHTYDWTELHDERRLGRARRTLPANLLASIDRLADLLEG, from the coding sequence ATGAGCGATACCGACGAGTCCCGAGTCGTGCACGCGAGCCGCGTCATCGCGGCGCCTGCCGACGTCATCTTCGAGCACGTCGCCGACCCGGCGAAGCAGCCGGCGTGGGACGGCAACGACAATCTCGCCGAGGCCGCGGATGGGCAGCGCGTGAGGGGCACCGGCGACGTGTTCTCGATGACGCTCACGGGCGACGGCGCCGTGCGCGAGAACCACGTCGTGGAGTTCGAGGAGGGCAGGCGCATCGCGTGGATGCCCGCCGAGCAGGGCACGCCGCCGATCGGCCACCTGTGGCGCTGGGAGCTCGAGCCGGAGGGTGCCGGCACGAGGGTGACGCACACCTACGACTGGACCGAGCTGCACGACGAGCGACGACTCGGGCGCGCGCGCCGCACGCTGCCCGCCAACCTGCTCGCGTCGATCGATCGCCTCGCGGACCTGCTGGAAGGCTGA
- a CDS encoding DUF2945 domain-containing protein, protein MGFRKGDEVSWNTSQGETHGTVQERRVEDFQFDGQQFRASGDEPYYIVESAKSGAKAAHKESALTKRS, encoded by the coding sequence ATGGGATTCCGCAAGGGCGACGAGGTCAGCTGGAACACGAGCCAGGGCGAGACGCACGGCACGGTGCAGGAGCGGAGAGTCGAGGACTTCCAGTTCGACGGCCAGCAGTTCCGCGCCTCCGGCGACGAGCCCTACTACATCGTCGAGTCGGCGAAGAGCGGCGCCAAGGCGGCGCACAAGGAGTCGGCCCTCACGAAGCGGTCCTGA
- a CDS encoding methionine ABC transporter permease codes for MTALIDVDTDVPRVATALGETLYMVTASFFFASILGLLLGIFLYATRSGQLLQHRVAHFVLNLVVNTLRPIPFIILLIALTPVTRALIGTSIGPSAAILPLTIAAGVGIARVAESNLVGVDPSVVEAATAVGAKPLHILFGFVVREALGPLILSLTFIFVALIDATAVAGAVGGGGLGNLALTYGYQRFDYPIMLLIVLVLIGLVQLVQLLGNRLARRFL; via the coding sequence GTGACCGCGCTCATCGATGTCGACACCGATGTGCCCCGGGTCGCGACCGCTCTGGGGGAGACGCTCTACATGGTGACGGCGTCGTTCTTCTTCGCCTCGATCCTGGGGCTGCTGCTCGGCATCTTCCTCTACGCGACGCGGAGCGGGCAGCTGCTGCAGCACCGCGTCGCGCACTTCGTGCTCAACCTCGTCGTGAACACGCTGCGCCCGATCCCGTTCATCATCCTGCTCATCGCGCTCACCCCCGTGACGCGAGCCCTCATCGGCACGAGCATCGGGCCGTCCGCCGCGATCCTGCCGCTCACGATCGCGGCGGGCGTCGGCATCGCCCGCGTCGCGGAGTCGAACCTCGTCGGGGTCGATCCGAGCGTCGTCGAGGCGGCGACGGCGGTCGGCGCCAAGCCGCTCCACATCTTGTTCGGCTTCGTCGTGCGCGAGGCGCTCGGGCCGCTCATCCTCTCGCTCACCTTCATCTTCGTCGCCCTCATCGATGCGACCGCGGTCGCGGGCGCCGTCGGCGGCGGCGGGCTCGGCAACCTGGCGCTCACCTACGGCTACCAGCGCTTCGACTACCCGATCATGCTGCTCATCGTGCTGGTGCTCATCGGCCTCGTGCAGCTCGTGCAGCTGCTCGGCAACCGGCTCGCCCGCAGGTTCCTCTAG
- a CDS encoding biopolymer transporter Tol has product MRETTRTDDGRWIVVDGRRWRAEDPSLPADAAARLRSHLGRARSAVRLAETDDDRDAARDRVQLAKEGLGERGDAWWDLSEADRAARARDRLRSLDELAPPTR; this is encoded by the coding sequence ATGCGCGAGACCACCCGCACCGACGACGGCCGCTGGATCGTCGTCGACGGCAGGCGCTGGCGCGCCGAGGACCCGTCGCTGCCCGCCGATGCCGCGGCGCGACTGCGCTCGCACCTCGGCCGCGCCCGGTCGGCCGTGCGCCTCGCCGAGACCGACGACGACCGCGACGCCGCGCGCGACCGCGTGCAGCTCGCGAAGGAGGGGCTCGGCGAGCGCGGCGACGCCTGGTGGGACCTCTCGGAGGCCGATCGCGCCGCCAGGGCCCGCGACCGGCTGCGGAGCCTCGACGAGCTGGCACCGCCCACGCGCTGA
- a CDS encoding Hsp20/alpha crystallin family protein encodes MAAEASRKYPIFPPFTEWFDAFALLGGWDGKGPLPGIRVEEVVEDGAFVIHAELPGLDPARDIDVKVEHGVLTIHAERHPDRREAQRSEFRYGALARAIRLPIGSRDDDITASYEDGMLTVRVALDPVPAKPRHIPIERR; translated from the coding sequence ATGGCTGCTGAGGCTTCGCGCAAGTACCCGATCTTCCCGCCGTTCACCGAGTGGTTCGACGCCTTCGCGCTGCTGGGCGGCTGGGACGGCAAGGGTCCGCTCCCGGGCATCCGCGTCGAGGAGGTCGTCGAGGACGGCGCCTTCGTCATCCACGCCGAGCTGCCCGGCCTCGACCCCGCGCGCGACATCGACGTCAAGGTCGAGCACGGGGTGCTGACGATCCACGCCGAGCGCCACCCCGACCGTCGGGAGGCGCAGCGGTCGGAGTTCCGCTACGGCGCACTCGCCCGGGCCATCCGGCTGCCGATCGGCTCGCGCGACGACGACATCACCGCGTCGTACGAGGACGGCATGCTGACGGTGCGCGTCGCGCTCGACCCGGTGCCCGCGAAGCCCCGGCACATCCCGATCGAGCGGCGCTAG
- the thpR gene encoding RNA 2',3'-cyclic phosphodiesterase codes for MGRRMFVAVVPPDDVREDLAGFLEPREGLRWTPAERLHLTLAFLPDMPDRILEPLDERLRAAVVDLPPFACRLAGAGAFPHPDRPAVLWLGVDRGRAELEHLALRVRGAANTMGAAPDGQRFVPHVTLARPPRQRSAVRWLRVLDGYGSRTWTVDEVSLIESQLQGRGRPRHVEVSVLPLGG; via the coding sequence ATGGGTCGGCGGATGTTCGTGGCGGTCGTGCCGCCCGACGACGTGCGCGAGGACCTCGCCGGGTTCCTCGAGCCTCGCGAGGGGCTGCGGTGGACGCCGGCCGAACGCCTGCACCTGACGCTCGCGTTCCTGCCCGACATGCCGGACCGCATCCTCGAGCCGCTCGACGAGCGCCTGCGCGCCGCGGTCGTCGACCTGCCTCCGTTCGCGTGCCGGCTCGCGGGCGCGGGCGCGTTCCCCCATCCCGACCGCCCAGCGGTGCTGTGGCTCGGCGTGGACCGCGGTCGCGCGGAGCTCGAGCACCTCGCGCTGCGCGTGCGGGGCGCCGCCAACACGATGGGCGCCGCCCCCGACGGGCAGCGCTTCGTGCCGCACGTCACCCTCGCCCGGCCGCCGCGGCAGCGCAGCGCCGTGCGGTGGCTGCGCGTGCTCGACGGCTACGGCTCGCGCACGTGGACCGTCGACGAGGTGTCGCTCATCGAGTCGCAGCTGCAGGGCCGCGGCCGACCCCGGCACGTCGAGGTCTCGGTGCTGCCGCTCGGCGGCTGA
- a CDS encoding YdeI/OmpD-associated family protein gives MGELRIRTTIERRGPAAAIVLDDEQVASLGGAKNAPVTLTIGEATVRTRIGTMAGEHLLGLSKERREALGVEAGDEVDAVIALDEAERAIELPPELDAALAQDPAAKAAFDALAPSRRKELARGIGEAKAADTKERRLAKALDELRRIAAG, from the coding sequence GTGGGGGAGCTGCGCATCCGCACCACGATCGAGCGACGCGGCCCGGCCGCCGCGATCGTCCTCGATGACGAGCAGGTCGCGTCGCTGGGCGGCGCGAAGAACGCACCCGTGACCCTGACGATCGGCGAGGCGACCGTGCGCACGCGCATCGGCACGATGGCAGGGGAGCACCTGCTCGGCCTGTCGAAGGAGCGGCGCGAGGCGCTGGGCGTCGAGGCCGGCGACGAGGTCGATGCAGTGATCGCGCTCGACGAGGCCGAGCGAGCGATCGAGCTGCCGCCGGAGCTCGACGCGGCGCTCGCGCAGGACCCCGCGGCGAAGGCGGCGTTCGACGCCCTCGCGCCCTCGCGGCGCAAGGAGCTCGCGCGCGGCATCGGCGAGGCGAAGGCGGCAGACACGAAGGAGCGGCGGCTCGCGAAGGCGCTCGACGAGCTGCGCCGCATCGCCGCGGGCTGA
- a CDS encoding ZIP family metal transporter: MLEALLWGAIASSSLVLGAALAMVRRWSDAVVGIVLAFGAGALIAGVAFELAEAGVAEGGALAVGIGLAAGAMAYFFADRAVEARSGRRGTGAAGAAGMPLAVGALLDGVPEQAVLGIGLATGDGVSVALLVAVFVSNLPESVGASADMLGAGRSRRFVPLLWLGVGAICTLASVGGRAIAEVAPPALTGVVDGFAAGALLVMLVDAMVPEARAKARDLAGLATVVGFAVAAGLSLLS, encoded by the coding sequence GTGCTCGAGGCGCTGCTGTGGGGCGCGATCGCGTCGTCGTCGCTCGTGCTCGGCGCGGCGCTCGCGATGGTGCGGCGCTGGTCGGATGCCGTCGTCGGCATCGTGCTCGCGTTCGGCGCGGGCGCGCTCATCGCCGGCGTCGCGTTCGAGCTCGCCGAAGCGGGCGTCGCCGAGGGCGGCGCGCTCGCCGTCGGCATCGGCCTGGCGGCCGGCGCGATGGCCTACTTCTTCGCAGACCGGGCGGTCGAGGCGAGGTCCGGCCGTCGCGGCACCGGCGCCGCCGGTGCCGCCGGGATGCCGCTCGCGGTCGGGGCGCTGCTCGACGGCGTGCCGGAGCAGGCGGTGCTCGGCATCGGCCTCGCCACCGGCGACGGCGTGAGTGTCGCGCTGCTCGTCGCGGTGTTCGTCTCGAACCTGCCCGAGTCGGTCGGAGCGTCGGCCGACATGCTGGGCGCCGGCCGCTCGCGCCGCTTCGTGCCGCTGCTCTGGCTCGGCGTCGGCGCGATCTGCACGCTCGCGTCCGTCGGCGGCCGCGCGATCGCCGAGGTCGCGCCGCCCGCCCTCACGGGCGTCGTCGACGGCTTCGCCGCCGGTGCGCTGCTCGTCATGCTCGTCGACGCGATGGTCCCGGAGGCGCGCGCGAAAGCCCGCGACCTCGCGGGGCTCGCGACCGTCGTCGGCTTCGCCGTCGCCGCAGGTCTGTCGCTGCTGTCCTGA
- a CDS encoding HNH endonuclease signature motif containing protein: protein MADTEVPVEQQARQGRSPEAAALREALDGLQQHVLAVTTAFEGLGDAQRWDALAAVGELVRCADSAAVRIAGLLQQVSPAADAPSLARSFGYRSTKDALRHELGVTAGRATAIVQVALAATPRRTPTGLPFEPRFPHLADAFVAGAIGLDQARVIVDRLSEAGSRISDDDRLAAEASLVADAVGEVPAGERGYDDPVPAPPEQLATTARAWLQAFDPDGAEPREEEQIAQRSFTLRQCADGMFRGHLVLPPVEGAAVQAVLGAYESPRTRIEIGGSASVADDDRTPDQRRADVLAELFVAHARSGVTPRPGKDAPTLLVAVTQAELDAHAAGLPGFCEIVETGEVVPVQLAARIICDGFVQAALVDDDGHVLKLGRRKRLFSTPQRKAIMLRDRHCQGEGCDAPASWNSVHHVRAWVDGGDTDIDNGILLCTRCHTEVHAGRQVIERVGSRWRVTRTILRPVRRPWRARPRAILRAAAQRTQVPTG from the coding sequence ATGGCGGACACGGAGGTTCCGGTGGAGCAGCAGGCGCGGCAGGGCAGGTCGCCCGAGGCGGCCGCGCTGCGCGAGGCGCTCGACGGGCTGCAGCAGCACGTGCTCGCCGTCACCACCGCGTTCGAGGGGCTCGGCGATGCCCAGCGGTGGGATGCGCTCGCGGCGGTCGGCGAGCTCGTGCGGTGCGCCGACAGCGCCGCGGTGCGCATCGCCGGGCTGCTCCAGCAGGTCTCGCCCGCTGCCGACGCTCCCTCGCTCGCCCGCTCCTTCGGGTACCGCAGCACGAAGGACGCGCTGCGCCACGAGCTGGGCGTCACCGCCGGTCGCGCGACCGCGATCGTGCAGGTCGCCCTCGCGGCGACCCCTCGGCGCACGCCGACCGGCCTGCCGTTCGAGCCCCGCTTCCCGCACCTCGCCGACGCCTTCGTCGCCGGCGCGATCGGGCTCGACCAGGCACGCGTCATCGTCGACCGGCTCAGCGAGGCGGGCAGCCGCATCAGTGACGACGACCGGCTCGCTGCCGAGGCGTCGCTCGTCGCCGACGCGGTGGGTGAGGTCCCGGCCGGCGAGCGTGGCTACGACGACCCGGTGCCCGCCCCGCCCGAGCAGCTCGCGACGACGGCGAGGGCCTGGCTGCAGGCGTTCGACCCCGACGGCGCCGAGCCGCGCGAGGAGGAGCAGATCGCGCAGCGGTCGTTCACGCTCCGGCAGTGCGCCGACGGCATGTTCCGCGGCCATCTGGTGCTGCCGCCGGTCGAGGGTGCTGCCGTCCAGGCCGTGCTCGGTGCCTATGAGTCGCCGCGCACCCGGATCGAGATCGGCGGCTCGGCCTCTGTGGCCGACGATGACCGCACACCCGACCAGCGCCGGGCCGATGTGCTCGCCGAGCTCTTCGTCGCGCACGCGCGCTCGGGCGTCACGCCCCGCCCCGGCAAGGACGCACCGACCCTGCTCGTCGCCGTCACGCAGGCCGAGCTCGACGCCCACGCAGCTGGTCTGCCCGGCTTCTGCGAGATCGTCGAGACCGGCGAGGTCGTGCCGGTGCAGCTCGCGGCCCGCATCATCTGCGACGGCTTCGTGCAGGCGGCCCTCGTCGATGACGACGGGCACGTGCTGAAGCTCGGCCGACGCAAGCGGCTGTTCTCCACGCCGCAGCGCAAGGCGATCATGCTCCGCGACCGCCACTGCCAGGGCGAGGGGTGCGATGCGCCCGCATCGTGGAACAGCGTCCACCACGTGCGCGCATGGGTCGATGGCGGCGACACCGACATCGACAACGGGATCCTGCTGTGCACCCGCTGCCATACCGAGGTCCATGCGGGCCGGCAGGTGATCGAGCGCGTCGGCAGCCGCTGGCGGGTCACGCGCACGATCCTGCGGCCGGTGCGAAGGCCGTGGCGAGCCCGGCCTCGGGCGATCCTCAGGGCAGCCGCGCAGCGTACGCAGGTACCGACCGGGTAG
- a CDS encoding GNAT family N-acetyltransferase — MADVSIHPATHARFADLAFVIGPKRADASVCWCLSHRVDAKTNVALRGPERGAHMEALTRRPVAPGVLAYDGDEVVGWAAVAPRSELPFERSTRIPHVDEQAVWSIWCIRVRPGHRGEGVSHALLAGAVDYAASKGAPAVEGYPVDNAGERVDLTMAYVGTRRLFERAGFTLAATTDAVSGGFPRVVMRKQLATG, encoded by the coding sequence ATGGCGGACGTGTCGATCCACCCGGCGACGCACGCGCGCTTCGCCGACCTCGCGTTCGTCATCGGACCGAAGCGGGCGGACGCATCCGTCTGCTGGTGCCTCAGCCACCGCGTCGACGCCAAGACGAACGTCGCGCTGCGCGGCCCCGAGCGCGGCGCGCACATGGAGGCGCTCACGCGGCGGCCCGTCGCGCCCGGCGTGCTCGCCTACGACGGCGACGAGGTCGTCGGATGGGCCGCGGTCGCGCCGCGCTCCGAGCTGCCGTTCGAGCGCTCCACCCGGATCCCGCACGTCGACGAGCAAGCGGTCTGGTCGATCTGGTGCATCCGCGTGCGTCCCGGGCACCGCGGCGAGGGCGTCTCGCACGCGCTCCTCGCGGGCGCCGTCGACTACGCCGCGTCGAAGGGCGCGCCCGCGGTCGAGGGGTATCCGGTCGACAACGCGGGCGAGCGCGTCGACCTCACCATGGCCTACGTCGGCACCCGGCGGCTCTTCGAGCGCGCCGGCTTCACGCTGGCCGCGACGACCGACGCGGTCTCCGGCGGCTTCCCGCGCGTGGTGATGCGGAAGCAGCTCGCGACGGGATGA